The Haloplanus salinarum genome includes a region encoding these proteins:
- a CDS encoding class I SAM-dependent methyltransferase → MKGEEWYQTDEVAQAYEAKRFSRGGRLIDRREKRAVLEALSPIEDRRVLEIACGTGRFTVMLAERGADIVGLDISSAMLAQGREKARAADVADHIEFLRGDAARLPFPDDHFDTVFAMRFFHLADTPAKFLAEMCRVSKEQVFFDTFNDRSTRVLYNWLLPMGSRLYGREEVERLIDGAGLELADANHDFVLPYGFYRKIPNQLAGAFRSADTAVGDTPIGDHLASVSYWNAHV, encoded by the coding sequence GGCGTACGAAGCCAAGCGCTTCTCGCGCGGCGGGCGACTGATCGACCGCCGGGAGAAACGGGCCGTCCTCGAGGCGCTGAGCCCCATCGAGGATCGGCGGGTGCTCGAGATCGCCTGCGGGACGGGGCGGTTCACCGTCATGCTGGCCGAGCGCGGGGCGGACATCGTCGGTCTGGACATCTCCTCGGCGATGCTGGCACAGGGGCGGGAGAAGGCCCGGGCGGCGGACGTCGCCGATCACATCGAGTTCCTGCGCGGCGACGCGGCGCGACTCCCCTTCCCGGACGATCACTTCGACACCGTCTTCGCGATGCGCTTTTTCCACCTCGCCGACACGCCGGCGAAGTTCCTCGCGGAGATGTGTCGCGTCTCGAAAGAGCAAGTGTTCTTCGATACGTTCAACGACCGCAGTACGCGGGTCCTCTACAACTGGCTGCTCCCGATGGGTTCGCGGCTCTACGGCCGCGAGGAGGTCGAACGACTCATCGACGGGGCGGGACTGGAACTCGCCGACGCGAACCACGACTTCGTCCTTCCCTACGGGTTCTACCGGAAGATCCCCAACCAGTTGGCCGGCGCCTTCCGGTCCGCGGACACCGCCGTCGGCGACACGCCGATCGGCGACCACCTCGCCTCGGTCTCCTACTGGAACGCCCACGTCTGA
- a CDS encoding glycosyltransferase family 2 protein, producing MELSVVIPTLNGRDHLAAGLDTLAALVPDAEIVVVNGPSTDGTTGMVRDRDDVDVLVEVSTRTENVARNAGLEAATGDVVAFLRYDLVVESSWLDGLRDGLADAPVVTGPTHRTLGGGMTTEESERRTVGSREVTYFNGGNVAFRRRVVDALDGFDEYLETGGDRDAAHRLAALDYDVAWRPGMGVRREYSADGGVATDDRGAEFRALAYRLVKNYGVRPAVATGTTRRAVRDAVSAGRDVLRGDLDPTEWFATGRAVVGGVARGAADGLIARVKDRSPARNPHGVSDRSDRAVARYDWR from the coding sequence ATGGAGCTCTCGGTAGTGATACCGACACTCAACGGCCGGGACCACCTCGCGGCGGGCCTCGACACCCTCGCGGCCCTCGTCCCGGACGCGGAGATCGTCGTCGTCAACGGGCCGTCGACGGACGGCACTACCGGGATGGTTCGCGACCGCGACGACGTAGACGTCCTCGTCGAGGTGTCGACCCGCACCGAGAACGTCGCCCGCAACGCCGGTCTGGAGGCCGCCACCGGCGACGTCGTCGCCTTTCTCCGTTACGACCTCGTGGTCGAGTCGTCGTGGCTCGACGGCCTGCGCGACGGCCTGGCCGACGCGCCGGTCGTCACCGGCCCCACCCACCGGACCCTCGGCGGCGGGATGACGACCGAGGAGTCCGAGCGCCGAACGGTCGGTTCCCGCGAGGTGACGTACTTCAACGGCGGCAACGTCGCGTTCCGGCGACGGGTCGTCGACGCGCTCGACGGCTTCGACGAGTACCTCGAAACCGGCGGCGACCGCGACGCCGCCCACCGACTGGCAGCCCTCGACTACGACGTCGCCTGGCGTCCCGGGATGGGCGTCCGGCGGGAGTACTCCGCCGACGGCGGCGTCGCCACCGACGACCGCGGCGCCGAGTTCCGGGCGCTGGCCTACCGCCTCGTGAAGAACTACGGGGTCCGGCCGGCCGTGGCGACCGGCACGACCCGCCGCGCCGTCCGGGACGCCGTCTCGGCGGGCCGGGACGTCCTCCGCGGTGACCTCGACCCGACCGAGTGGTTCGCCACCGGCCGCGCCGTCGTCGGCGGCGTCGCCCGCGGCGCCGCGGACGGGCTGATCGCCCGCGTCAAGGATCGGTCACCCGCCCGCAACCCCCACGGCGTCTCGGATCGCTCCGACCGCGCCGTCGCGCGATACGACTGGCGCTGA
- a CDS encoding SAM hydrolase/SAM-dependent halogenase family protein — MITLASDFGSPYPAAMRGVICRRSGARLVDVTHDLPRGAVRESAFWLRETLPTFPPATHLAVVDPGVGTDRGVLVGRANGHAFVGPDNGLLVPAARRIADDDGVDWFHADPGDPASSTFHGRDVFAPLAATVHDVVRSRGIGALDAHERLSPADPTTVDLPEATVEAGDASGEVLAVDDFGNVVTNVPGTFLDGRETVTVNGDRVPAVETFASVAPGDPLVTVGSHGYVECDVNRGRGDERFGLGAGDAVRIA, encoded by the coding sequence ATGATCACGCTCGCCTCCGATTTCGGCTCGCCGTACCCCGCCGCGATGCGGGGGGTCATCTGCCGGCGGAGCGGCGCCCGCCTCGTCGACGTGACCCACGACCTGCCCCGGGGTGCCGTCCGGGAGTCGGCGTTCTGGCTCCGGGAGACCCTGCCGACCTTCCCGCCGGCGACCCACCTCGCGGTGGTCGATCCCGGCGTCGGCACCGACCGGGGCGTCCTGGTCGGCCGGGCGAACGGCCACGCGTTCGTCGGCCCGGACAACGGCCTCCTGGTCCCCGCCGCGCGGCGGATCGCCGACGACGACGGGGTCGACTGGTTCCACGCCGACCCCGGCGACCCGGCCTCCAGTACGTTCCACGGCCGGGACGTGTTCGCGCCGCTCGCGGCGACCGTCCACGACGTCGTCAGGTCGCGAGGGATCGGTGCACTCGACGCCCACGAGCGCCTGTCGCCGGCCGACCCGACGACCGTGGACCTGCCCGAGGCGACCGTCGAGGCCGGCGACGCGTCGGGGGAGGTCCTCGCTGTCGACGACTTCGGGAACGTCGTCACGAACGTCCCCGGAACGTTCCTCGACGGCCGGGAGACGGTGACGGTGAACGGCGACCGAGTGCCCGCCGTGGAGACGTTCGCGTCGGTCGCCCCGGGCGATCCGCTCGTCACCGTCGGCAGCCACGGCTACGTGGAGTGTGACGTGAACCGGGGACGGGGGGACGAACGGTTCGGCCTCGGGGCCGGCGACGCGGTCCGTATCGCCTGA
- a CDS encoding nicotinamide-nucleotide adenylyltransferase, with the protein MRGFYIGRFQPYHDGHHRMVREIVAEVDEVVLGIGSAGHSHSRRNPFTAGERVMMVTKSVAEFDCTSYVVPIEDLDRNSVWVSHVQSMSPSFDVAYSNNPLVIQLFGEAGVEVRQSPMFNRDVLEGAELRERMVEDGEWRHLVPDPVVEVIEEVDGIERIQRLSETDANGA; encoded by the coding sequence ATGCGGGGGTTCTACATCGGCCGGTTCCAGCCGTACCACGACGGCCACCATCGAATGGTCCGAGAGATCGTCGCGGAGGTGGACGAAGTCGTCCTCGGGATCGGCTCCGCCGGCCACTCCCACTCGCGTCGCAACCCCTTCACCGCCGGCGAACGCGTGATGATGGTCACGAAGTCCGTCGCGGAGTTCGACTGTACGAGCTACGTCGTCCCCATCGAGGACCTCGACCGGAACTCCGTCTGGGTGAGTCACGTCCAGAGCATGTCCCCCTCTTTCGACGTGGCGTACTCCAACAACCCGCTGGTCATCCAGCTGTTCGGCGAAGCCGGCGTCGAGGTCCGCCAGTCGCCCATGTTCAACCGCGACGTGCTGGAGGGCGCGGAGCTCCGGGAACGGATGGTCGAGGATGGCGAGTGGCGCCACCTCGTCCCCGATCCGGTGGTCGAGGTGATCGAGGAGGTCGACGGCATCGAGCGGATCCAGCGCCTGAGCGAGACCGACGCCAACGGCGCATGA
- the lonB gene encoding ATP-dependent protease LonB, translating to MNDDTNTDERPPDDEERGSSDGRTASDDGEGSEIPREAGKAGDGEEQRSSGNRTQSGDSEDRVDPDPSRNESGGADDWEDDVPVPTDGPGSGNGQADAPTDESDERSIDDLGSDVEIDAEIDEDAEESLLGGLQIDSTAEIKVPDRLVDQVIGQEHARDVVMKAAKQRRHVMMIGSPGTGKSMLAKAMSELLPKEELQDVLVYHNPDDGNEPKVRTVPSGKGDQIVEAHKEEARKRNQMRSFLMWIIIAIVLGYSLIIAGNILLGILAAGIIYLAFRYGSRGSDAMIPNLIVNTADQQTAPFEDATGAHAGALLGDVRHDPFQSGGMETPSHDRVEPGAIHKANKGVLFIDEINTLDVRSQQHLMTAIQEGEFGITGQSERSSGAMVQTEPVPCDFVMIAAGNLDAMENMHPALRSRIKGYGYEVYMDDTIEDTPEMRRKYARFIAQEVEKDGRLPHFTDDAIGEVILEARRRAGRKGHLTLKLRNLGGLVRVAGDIARAEDAEYTTREHILQAKGRSRSIEQQLADDYIQRRKDYELQVSDGYVTGRVNGLAVMGEDSGIVLPVMAEVTPSQGPGEVIATGQLKEMAQEAVSNVSAIIKKFSDEDITQKDIHIQFVQAGEGGVDGDSASITVATAVISALEGVGVDQSLAMTGSLSVRGDVLPVGGVTHKIEAAAKTGCDRVIIPEANMQDVMIEDEYEEMIEIIPVSHISEVLDVALEGEPEKDSLVDRLKTITGSALDKQSVSQGPSSPSPQ from the coding sequence ATGAACGACGACACGAACACGGACGAGCGCCCCCCCGACGACGAGGAGCGCGGTTCCTCGGACGGTCGGACTGCGTCCGACGACGGCGAGGGATCGGAGATCCCTCGGGAAGCCGGCAAAGCCGGCGACGGCGAGGAGCAACGCTCCTCGGGCAACCGGACGCAGTCCGGTGACAGCGAGGACCGGGTCGATCCGGATCCCTCCCGTAACGAGTCCGGCGGGGCCGACGACTGGGAAGACGACGTCCCTGTCCCGACCGATGGACCGGGATCCGGCAACGGTCAGGCCGACGCGCCGACCGACGAGTCGGACGAGCGGTCCATCGACGACCTCGGCAGCGACGTCGAGATCGACGCCGAAATCGACGAGGATGCCGAGGAGAGCCTCCTCGGTGGCCTTCAGATCGATTCGACCGCCGAGATCAAGGTCCCCGATCGCCTCGTCGATCAGGTGATCGGGCAGGAACACGCCCGCGACGTCGTCATGAAGGCGGCCAAACAGCGCCGCCACGTCATGATGATCGGCTCGCCCGGGACGGGCAAGTCGATGCTCGCGAAGGCGATGAGCGAACTGCTTCCGAAGGAGGAACTGCAGGACGTTCTCGTCTACCACAACCCCGACGACGGCAACGAACCGAAGGTACGAACGGTTCCCTCGGGGAAGGGCGATCAGATCGTCGAGGCCCACAAGGAGGAGGCCCGCAAGCGCAACCAGATGCGCTCCTTCCTGATGTGGATCATCATCGCCATCGTGCTGGGGTACTCCCTCATCATCGCCGGCAACATCCTGCTCGGCATTCTCGCGGCGGGGATCATCTACCTCGCCTTCCGCTACGGCTCCCGTGGCTCGGACGCGATGATCCCGAACCTCATCGTGAACACCGCGGACCAGCAGACGGCGCCCTTCGAGGACGCCACCGGTGCTCACGCCGGCGCGCTCCTGGGCGACGTCCGCCACGACCCGTTCCAGTCCGGCGGCATGGAGACGCCGTCCCACGACCGCGTCGAACCCGGTGCCATCCACAAGGCCAACAAGGGCGTGCTGTTCATCGACGAGATCAACACGCTCGACGTCAGGAGCCAACAGCACCTCATGACGGCGATCCAGGAGGGCGAGTTCGGCATCACCGGCCAGTCCGAGCGCTCCTCGGGCGCGATGGTCCAGACCGAGCCCGTCCCCTGTGATTTCGTCATGATCGCCGCGGGGAACCTCGACGCCATGGAGAACATGCACCCCGCGCTCCGCTCGCGGATCAAGGGGTACGGCTACGAGGTGTACATGGACGACACCATCGAGGACACCCCGGAGATGCGTCGGAAGTACGCCCGCTTCATCGCTCAGGAAGTGGAGAAGGACGGCCGCCTGCCCCACTTCACCGACGACGCCATCGGCGAGGTCATCCTCGAGGCGCGTCGCCGTGCGGGCCGGAAGGGCCACCTCACGCTCAAACTCCGGAACCTCGGCGGACTGGTCCGTGTCGCGGGTGACATCGCCCGTGCCGAGGACGCCGAGTACACGACCCGGGAGCATATCCTGCAGGCGAAGGGTCGTTCCCGGAGCATCGAACAGCAGCTCGCGGACGACTACATCCAGCGGCGCAAGGACTACGAACTCCAGGTCAGCGACGGCTACGTCACGGGTCGCGTCAACGGCCTGGCCGTCATGGGCGAGGACTCCGGTATCGTCCTCCCGGTGATGGCCGAGGTGACGCCCTCCCAGGGGCCGGGCGAGGTCATCGCCACCGGCCAACTGAAGGAGATGGCCCAGGAGGCGGTGTCGAACGTCTCGGCCATCATCAAGAAGTTCTCCGACGAGGACATCACCCAGAAGGACATCCACATCCAGTTCGTGCAGGCGGGCGAGGGCGGCGTCGACGGCGACTCCGCCTCCATCACCGTCGCCACCGCGGTCATCAGCGCCCTCGAAGGCGTGGGTGTCGACCAGTCGCTGGCGATGACCGGATCGCTCTCGGTCCGGGGCGACGTGCTCCCCGTCGGCGGCGTCACCCACAAGATCGAGGCCGCCGCCAAGACCGGCTGTGACCGGGTCATCATCCCCGAGGCGAACATGCAGGACGTGATGATCGAAGACGAGTACGAGGAGATGATCGAGATCATCCCGGTCAGCCACATCAGCGAGGTCCTCGACGTCGCGCTCGAAGGCGAACCCGAGAAGGACTCGCTGGTCGACCGTCTCAAGACGATCACGGGCTCCGCGCTCGACAAGCAGAGCGTCAGTCAGGGCCCGAGCAGCCCTAGCCCGCAGTAG
- a CDS encoding CPBP family intramembrane glutamic endopeptidase — translation MPEWAAFAGFVGVVLVGLLVLARASADTLGAPEFPATLTDRVVEAPTDPPPSATLRRPTAPSTPTLLANVVLSQGAFASLLVVGAWLTGVPAAAVGLAADAFARSDILGGIALGVALHVVNAVGSRLTDRFELGDPERLRRAMTPETTVGWVGLLGVVLPLVAGFEELLFRGVLIGAFATGFELSPWLLAGLSSVAFALGHGAQGRLGIVVSGALGFVLAVAFVLTDSLVTVVIAHYLVNTLEFVGGGR, via the coding sequence GTGCCCGAGTGGGCGGCGTTCGCCGGCTTCGTCGGCGTCGTCCTCGTGGGCCTGCTCGTTCTCGCTCGCGCCTCCGCCGACACGCTCGGTGCGCCCGAGTTTCCCGCGACCCTCACCGACCGCGTCGTCGAGGCGCCGACCGACCCGCCGCCCAGCGCGACCCTCCGCAGACCCACCGCGCCCTCGACGCCGACGTTGCTCGCGAACGTCGTCCTCTCGCAGGGCGCCTTCGCGTCGCTTCTGGTGGTCGGCGCGTGGCTGACGGGGGTCCCGGCCGCGGCCGTCGGCCTCGCGGCCGACGCGTTCGCGCGGTCCGACATACTGGGCGGCATCGCCCTCGGCGTCGCGCTCCACGTCGTCAACGCCGTCGGCTCGCGGCTGACCGACCGGTTCGAACTCGGCGATCCCGAGCGACTCAGGCGGGCGATGACCCCCGAGACGACCGTGGGCTGGGTGGGGCTCCTGGGAGTCGTCCTGCCGCTCGTCGCCGGGTTCGAGGAACTCCTCTTCCGGGGCGTCCTGATCGGCGCCTTCGCGACGGGATTCGAACTCTCCCCGTGGCTGCTCGCTGGCCTCTCCTCGGTCGCGTTCGCCCTCGGCCACGGCGCCCAGGGCCGACTCGGTATCGTCGTCTCCGGCGCGCTCGGGTTCGTCCTCGCCGTCGCCTTCGTGCTGACCGACAGCCTGGTGACCGTCGTGATCGCCCACTACTTGGTGAACACGCTGGAGTTCGTCGGCGGCGGTCGGTAG
- a CDS encoding MGMT family protein has protein sequence MEGLYARDAPTLGRAIQVGLAGDRVISVSFPETVPADADPDHPLLDRVFAYLDGAEDHFDDVEVALTVPTEQRTVLEAARNVPYGETVSVSRLARLAGLDDEADDLEAVRAALRENPVPLFIPDHRIEGPGATPPAVAERLRDVEA, from the coding sequence ATGGAAGGACTCTACGCACGCGACGCGCCGACGCTCGGGCGGGCGATCCAGGTGGGGCTGGCCGGCGACCGCGTGATCAGCGTCTCGTTCCCCGAGACGGTGCCGGCGGACGCCGATCCGGACCACCCGCTGCTCGATCGCGTGTTCGCCTACCTCGATGGGGCCGAGGACCACTTCGACGACGTCGAGGTGGCGCTCACCGTCCCGACCGAGCAACGGACGGTGCTCGAGGCGGCGCGCAACGTCCCCTACGGGGAGACGGTCAGTGTGTCGCGGCTGGCGCGACTGGCCGGCCTCGACGACGAGGCGGACGATCTCGAGGCCGTCCGCGCCGCGCTTCGGGAGAACCCGGTACCCCTCTTCATCCCCGACCACCGGATCGAGGGACCGGGCGCGACGCCGCCGGCGGTCGCGGAGCGCCTCCGCGACGTCGAGGCCTGA
- the trpC gene encoding indole-3-glycerol phosphate synthase, which translates to MDANGEELAPAVRSILSAARDRGGGEERVSVEARSVPAAFAAAEADGRVPVIAEVKPTSPTTDGRRDDDPVDLARAMVDGGAAALSVLTEPEHFGGSPASLERIRAAVDVPVLRKDFILTEAQLDVVESDVVLLIARFVDDLPALVAAARERGFQPLVEVHTRAELDRATSAGADLIGINNRDLARLEVDLDTFESLAPSVPDDVTLIAESGIASVADVRRMREAGADALLIGSAIMDGDVTANVRRLTSA; encoded by the coding sequence ATGGACGCTAATGGTGAAGAACTGGCGCCCGCGGTGCGGTCGATCCTGTCGGCCGCCCGCGACCGGGGCGGCGGCGAGGAGCGCGTGTCGGTCGAGGCCCGATCCGTCCCGGCGGCCTTCGCGGCCGCCGAGGCCGACGGCCGGGTGCCGGTGATCGCGGAGGTGAAACCGACCAGTCCGACGACCGACGGTCGGCGGGACGACGACCCGGTCGACCTCGCGCGAGCGATGGTCGACGGCGGCGCGGCGGCGCTGTCGGTGTTGACCGAACCCGAGCATTTCGGCGGGTCGCCGGCGTCACTGGAGCGGATCCGGGCGGCGGTCGACGTGCCAGTGCTTCGCAAGGACTTTATCCTGACCGAGGCCCAACTCGACGTCGTGGAGTCGGACGTCGTCCTGCTGATCGCGCGGTTCGTCGACGACCTGCCCGCCCTCGTCGCGGCGGCACGGGAGCGTGGCTTCCAGCCGCTGGTCGAGGTCCACACGCGGGCGGAACTCGACCGGGCGACCTCGGCGGGTGCGGACCTGATCGGGATCAACAACCGCGACCTGGCGCGACTCGAAGTCGACCTCGACACCTTCGAGTCCCTGGCGCCCTCGGTTCCCGACGACGTGACGCTGATCGCCGAGAGCGGTATCGCGTCGGTCGCGGACGTCCGGCGGATGCGCGAGGCGGGTGCCGACGCCCTGCTGATCGGGAGTGCGATCATGGACGGTGACGTGACAGCGAACGTGCGGCGATTGACTTCAGCATGA
- the trpB gene encoding tryptophan synthase subunit beta codes for MSSHTGKFDEYGGQYVPEALMPAIEELEDAYERYVLDNEDGFMDEFRQRLADFGGRPTPLQRADRLSERYDAEVYLKREDLLHGGAHKLNNALGQVLLAKYMGKDRIIAETGAGQHGTATAMACAHLGMPCEVYMGRRDINRQRPNVFRMRLNGAEVTPVTVGRGTLKEAISETMRDWAENVEDTHYVIGSVVGPHPFPAMVRDFQRVISEEAREQTREKAGRLPDSVLTCAGGGSNTMGLFAEFVDDESVDLYAVEAGGSSLEVDEAEGVAPNSATLSTGTEGILHGSRTRILQDGDGQIMESHSVSAGLDYAGVGPELAALVDRDRVTAVNVGDDGALAGFHRLSQLEGIIPALESAHALGYVEDHHEELGEVILVNVSGRGDKDLETVLEETHDRDIEGAPDMDTFESTGGF; via the coding sequence ATGAGTTCTCACACAGGCAAGTTCGACGAGTACGGTGGACAGTACGTTCCCGAGGCGTTGATGCCCGCCATCGAGGAACTGGAAGACGCGTACGAGCGGTACGTCCTCGACAACGAGGACGGATTCATGGACGAGTTCCGGCAGCGGCTGGCCGACTTCGGCGGCCGGCCCACGCCGCTTCAGCGCGCGGATCGGCTCTCGGAGCGCTACGACGCCGAGGTGTACCTCAAACGCGAGGACCTGCTCCACGGCGGCGCCCACAAACTCAACAACGCGCTCGGTCAGGTCCTCCTCGCGAAGTACATGGGGAAAGACCGGATCATCGCGGAGACGGGCGCCGGGCAACACGGCACCGCCACGGCGATGGCGTGTGCCCACTTGGGGATGCCCTGCGAGGTGTACATGGGCCGCCGGGACATCAACCGCCAGCGCCCCAACGTCTTCCGGATGCGCCTCAACGGCGCCGAGGTGACCCCGGTGACCGTCGGCCGCGGCACGCTGAAGGAGGCCATCAGCGAGACGATGCGCGACTGGGCGGAGAACGTCGAGGACACCCACTACGTCATCGGCTCGGTCGTCGGTCCCCACCCCTTCCCGGCGATGGTCCGTGATTTCCAGCGCGTGATCTCCGAGGAGGCACGCGAGCAGACCCGGGAGAAGGCGGGTCGCCTCCCCGACTCGGTGCTCACCTGCGCGGGCGGCGGGTCGAACACCATGGGCCTGTTCGCCGAGTTCGTCGACGACGAGTCGGTCGACCTCTACGCCGTCGAGGCCGGCGGCAGCAGTCTGGAGGTCGACGAAGCGGAGGGCGTCGCCCCCAACTCGGCGACGCTCTCGACGGGCACGGAGGGCATCCTCCACGGCTCCCGCACCCGCATCCTGCAGGACGGGGACGGACAGATCATGGAGTCCCACAGCGTCTCGGCCGGCCTCGACTACGCCGGCGTCGGCCCCGAACTCGCCGCCCTCGTCGACCGGGACCGGGTCACCGCCGTCAACGTCGGCGACGACGGCGCGCTCGCGGGCTTCCATCGCCTCTCGCAACTCGAGGGGATCATCCCCGCGCTCGAATCCGCTCACGCCCTCGGCTACGTCGAGGACCACCACGAGGAGTTGGGCGAGGTGATCCTCGTCAACGTCTCGGGTCGCGGCGACAAGGACCTCGAAACCGTCCTCGAGGAGACCCACGACCGCGACATCGAGGGCGCCCCGGACATGGACACCTTCGAGTCGACGGGGGGGTTCTGA
- the trpA gene encoding tryptophan synthase subunit alpha → MSRIAEAFADGPAFVPYLAAGDPDYESSLAYVEALERGGADVIELGLPFSEPIAEGPTIQSAIVRALEAGMTPTRYFEFVEDLAVDVPLVCMTYYNLIYQFGEGGGPDDFVRRAAEAGIDGFVVPDLPAEEAEPLREACDEHGCELVFIVAPTTRGERLERIMSQVSGYVYVQARLGTTGARTNLSDRAAESLERVAEWDVPKAVGFGISTGEHAQRVVEAGADGVIVGSALVDIVAQGVERGDPAVTVASRLEGKARELKAGALRGASGNERPHPERT, encoded by the coding sequence ATGAGCCGCATCGCCGAGGCGTTCGCTGACGGCCCCGCGTTCGTCCCCTACCTCGCGGCCGGCGACCCCGACTACGAGTCCTCGCTCGCCTACGTCGAGGCGCTGGAACGCGGCGGCGCCGACGTCATCGAACTCGGGCTTCCCTTCTCCGAACCCATCGCCGAGGGGCCGACAATCCAGAGCGCCATCGTCCGCGCCCTGGAGGCCGGTATGACGCCCACCCGCTACTTCGAGTTCGTCGAGGACCTCGCCGTCGACGTGCCGCTGGTCTGTATGACCTACTACAACCTGATCTACCAGTTCGGCGAGGGCGGCGGCCCCGACGACTTCGTCCGCCGGGCCGCCGAGGCGGGCATCGACGGCTTCGTCGTCCCCGACCTGCCGGCCGAGGAGGCCGAACCGCTCCGCGAGGCCTGCGACGAACACGGCTGTGAACTCGTCTTCATCGTCGCGCCGACGACCCGGGGCGAACGTCTGGAGCGCATCATGTCCCAGGTGTCGGGCTACGTCTACGTGCAGGCGCGACTCGGGACGACCGGCGCCCGCACGAACCTCTCGGATCGGGCCGCGGAGAGCCTGGAACGGGTCGCCGAGTGGGACGTCCCGAAGGCCGTCGGCTTCGGCATCTCGACGGGCGAGCACGCCCAGCGTGTCGTCGAGGCGGGTGCCGACGGCGTCATCGTCGGCTCCGCGCTCGTCGATATCGTCGCCCAGGGCGTCGAGCGCGGCGATCCGGCGGTGACCGTCGCGAGCCGCCTGGAGGGCAAGGCCCGCGAACTCAAGGCGGGTGCGCTCCGCGGGGCGTCGGGGAACGAACGTCCGCATCCGGAACGTACATAA